TTGGTAGGTGAtagttttatgtgtatgtagttAAAACTTGTCCGATACTTGAGTTGGGTGCATTATAAATCAGACAAAATAAGGCGGCTTTTACCGGGGATTGTTTCTTAGTCATGAAAAGGGTGACAATTAAGTTTGTGGAAGTTTTGTTTCTGTAACTTTGTTCTCATAGCATTTATATTCACATGTTTTGTTATGGTTGCTACTATGATTGCTGTTAGTACAGATTTATCGTATTATGTTGGTGTCTTGGCATTATCATTGTCAGTGGTAATTTCTGGAGATCGGGATTTATCATGTTGTGGTGAAACTGGATTGTGCTGCAAAATTGAGGTGTCTGTGCTTGTATGGCCAGTGTAAAAGATGGAAAAAATATTCATGGTCAAGTGGGGACTTGGGTCAAATTTGcctctcatttctttacattgtCTAATACAGTAATATTGATTGCGGATGAGATCCTTCGTGATTTCAAAGACATTTTCTCAAATCATGATTCCGGCAAGGGATTATTTGCTGATGCTCGTTTTATATAAACAGTGAATCTTTAACATCGCTTCTCGTGGTTTATGAGAAACTCTCGGGTCGCAATGAGAGCACTATGTGCTGGTGGGGTTGTTACTATTCATTCGACAATGTATCTCGATTCCACGTTAAGGGGTCTTATTCTTGTTTAGAACGAGCTTACTGGGCTGCAAGGGATGTTAATAAAGCAACAGCCGGACTATGCAATTCTTAGCAGAATTATCATTATGTTTATGAGTCAGTCAAAAACAGTCTCCATGTGTTTTCTCACATACGGGTAAGGCAAAGTACATGTGACTCCCTTTTACGGCCTTAATCCTCATACCCACCGCCTCCCTAGGCGACGGGCTTGAGGCACTGGGTAATGTTGTTTATGGTGTTACCAATCTGGGAGTTGCAATGAATTTGGAGATACTCTGATCTCTTTTGATGCTTTGAGGGACTGTGATGACTTGATTTGCGTGCATAGTGTGCACAGAAGTTCCATCATATCAATTTCTTCACCTGTTATTTACCTACTTCGGATTTTTCCTTCAGGTAAACCTTGGACTGAAGAGGAGCATCGTCTTTTCTTAATCGGTCTTCAAAAGTTGGGTAAGGGAGATTGGAGAGGAATTGCAAGAAGTTATGTAATTTCGAGGACACCTACCCAGGTGGCGAGCCATGCCCAGAAATATTTCATCCGTCAGAGTAATGCAACTCGTAGAAAGAGGAGGTCAAGTCTTTTTGACATGGTCCCGGATATGGTTAGTGTTCTCTATCTCATAGTGTAACTTCTGTTTCGACCCATCTCTTGCCTTCTGTTTATTCTGATTATCATGTGTATGTAAAGTTTCATGGAAGTTGTAAATTTTAGCAAGCTCTAATATGGTTCAATGTTTATGACGTAAAAATAATGAACGTGAGCTCCTGGGTTAGGAACTTTGGCGTATTTTGTTAAGACGTAACCCATGAAGCCCTTGACATAACTCACTGTTTGGAATAGATAACAATGGCTGTATAGTTTTCTAGAGCGACTTTTAATAGTGCGTAGAAGATTTTGAACTTAGGTTTTGAATGTCTCATTTGTACTTTCTCGGTTCTGTTGGATTGTTCTTGTGTCCTTTTTTCTTTGAGGGACATCACATTAGATTGTTTAGATTTCCTTTTCTGTTAAAGTAGTCTCTTTCGGGCGCAATAACTCTTATCAAAATTCCCACAGTCCCACTTGCACATGATTCACCTGAAAACACGATCCGAAAGAAAATATGAACAATCTAAGTCAAATACACAGCataatgggagggagtatttgcCTGTGCTATATAGTTTACTCTATGTGCTATGGGGGAGACAATGTACGATATATGGAATTACGTAGTATGGTATAAGACGCGTGTAGGTTTTGAAACTATTTAACGACCTATATCTCAACCTCATATGATACCTAAGTGACTTAATTTCGgttcatttcagttcagttcaactttatttagttcagttcagttcagcttttctcttcacaaattaactctttattttagttcagttcagttcagatccattctcgttcagtttagttcagacggtttaagtccaaaagaacagggctaGTTTGAGAGAGCCACTTTGATACTCGCAAGTTTTGAACCATGTTgacatttgtttttattttattttccaggTAGCTGAAGGGCCAGAAGGGCAAGAGAATGTGCCTGAAGAACAATCATCACCTCCCCAACCCTTTCTGAGAGAAACCGATAGTTGTAATGCTCTACCATCCCTAGATCTCTCTCTGGGCACCGAGAGTGAGCCCATGGAAACAACACCCACCGAAGAAGTACAAGAAACCCAGGAAATCCCGTCATTACCGCCTCCTATCCCGACTTTCTTTATTCCCATTCCATATCCACCATCATCCTGGAAACAGAATTCAATCCAACCCGAAATTGAAATCTTACACCATCAGGTCTTAAAACCCACCCCGGTTCACCGAACAGACCCAGCCAATGTTGACCATCTAGTGGGTATGTCTCAGCTCAATCTCAGTGAGACTGAGAACGGGTTAGCTGGTCAACCCCAACTATCTCTGAGTCTACTCGGACCTTCATCTCGACAATCAGCGTTTCATGCCAGTGCTCCTGCTGGCACTAGCTCCGAACTCCAGGAAGGGAAAAACAGTAGTAGTAGTGTCATTCAAGCTGTATGAATATTTAAAAAAGATGGAAATATCGAATAAGTTACTATAGTTTTTAGGATTTTTGAAGCTTTATTCATGTCTTTTAGTTTATAATTATAATGAACACGTTGGATTAAATTTCATTAGTTCATTCACATTCTCTCTCTCTATTACATTTAGAATCTTCACATAACTGGAAAAAACAGAGGGAGCTAAATTTCCTGATCTTTTTGTATACCATCTTTCTTGTAAGTTTTGGTAGTTGGGTTCctatggttttttttttattttctttcttaCTTCCATCTCTAATACTCCCGGTTTCCCGGTCATTTGTCGTCCTTtatcatttttgggtgtctcagtcaattgttatattttcaattttaagaatgaacttgatgagtaatttaatcattcacactcaatttattccacttgtcatttagtaattgattcCCTCCTTtttctttggtctttgtgccaaaatcaaaggacaacaataaTTGACTGAGACGGAGAGAGTAATTATATTATAAGAGAGAGGTGATATGGACATTCTCCCTTCAAACTTCTCCCTTTCCTTCTCACAATTGATTTAATTTAGTATATATCGCGTGGGGTTGAAAAGCAAGTAGATGAAGCAAAAGAAACGATATATTAATCGGTTGTGAGCACGGTCGCTCCCTCTGAcggatgaaattttcgaagtttttagttaaattttcgaatttttttcgaacgtaccttatgaaattagtcgtttGTCACCCTTAAAATTTTTCACCCCCATAAGTTCAAATTCTAGCTCCGCCACTGATTGTGAGAGAAAAAGGTAGAAAAGAAAAGGTAAATAGAAATTCTCATTTGAtttacaattggtctcccttgtgacggattaccatttgtgacggataatttgtgagtaaaaatggtaataaaatgggttagtggagaaaggggaccacatgaacagtgttgcagagagagaaaaaatggatactttgtgaggtaaaatggtatccgtcactctaaAGTGACGGATATTGCaggtcacaaatgagaatttgtgtttgattTATGGAGTTGTTTGGTCTTCGTAATTGTGTTGGTTTGTGCACTAAATTTCCTTTTATATAGGGTCCACACAGATGTTTAGAAGGATTACTAAATAAGGATTTTTTGTAAATAATTAAGGAAGATTACTTTTTCTAGCAAGATTTTTTTGTTTAGTAGGATTGTTTATTTATtgagggggcgtttggttcgggAAAGGGTAAAGGAATGGAATCAAGAAAGGAGGTGGGTAAATGAATCAAATTCTCTTTGATTTATGGAGTTGTTTGGTTAGTAAATAAAACAAAATTGAATACTTCACTGACAAACCAACACCCACAAACACCATCAACGGCGACGCCCCTGGCGCCCCATCGCCGGCGCCTGCCTCTTTGCCGTGACCCTACCATCGTCAAATCCCTAACACAACCATAAAAATTGGCGGCCCAACCCCTAAGATTCTCTTCCTCAACTGCAAACATCATCCTCCACCCCAGAAACGCTAGATCCTGGTGTGTACGGCAGTGGGGGGAGGTTTTCTCGGTTGGGGGGAGGGGTTTAGGGGTGGGGCCGCTGGTTTTTAGGGCCGTGTTGGCGATTTGATGGTGTTTGGCGTAAATGACCATCACTAGCGATAAAGCATGATATGTTCGTGACAGTGGGGAAGAGGTGGTGGGTCGGCTACGGTGGTCGGTAATGGTGGGGTCATCGATGCCGACGTATAGTTGGTGGTGGGTGGCGGTTGGCAGTGGTGGGAGATGGGTCTGAAAGTTAGCAGCGGTAGTTAATGTTAGGGAAGAATGGTGGCAAGAGGAGTCAGGGGACAAAGGAATGGGTTACCTTTGGAGGGAGGGGTTGGGTTGAGGGGTATGGATGTAGTAGTCTTGGAGGGTAAGGGAGGGGATCTCATTCCCTTTGTTTGTATCAAACAAACACAAACAAATGGAATTATGTATGTTAATTCTCTTTCACTTTCTTTTAAACCCCTAACCAAACGCCCTAATAAGGTGGTTCGGGTGGAAAACATGATTCGGAGAATCCGTTACTGTAATTTATGTGTGATAATGAATTTTGACCCGAAAATCATTTGAACTGAGATTGTCCCAATCTGAACCGTACTTGACTTGAAATAGCACAAACTAATAAAGATGGTTAGCCGAAATAAACCCACTTGAAATCATATTAAAGCTGAAATTAAGGTTTACAAACCGTACTGATTTAACTCAAATTGAAATCGaactgaatgacatgttttaccaTCTTGCATTCATACGTGCATAATTAGACTTGGTTACGTATAAAAATCAAATACAATCAGCTTACATATAGGCACGTTGAAACATTGCGTTTCTCCATTTAAACCAAAAAAATCTAGGtcaaaattattaaaaaaaaaaaatctaggtTACACATTAAAATTTTAGGGCACTGCAATTTACAAAATGAACATCTTTTAAAATTAATTAACTACAAATAAACAATTCATCTTGAAGAAAATAATGTCTCTTAGACTAAAAATTCATAatacaaaacaaaatcaaaacacCACCAACTCTTATTGCTTACTCCCTCCCATCCCAAATGGGGCCAAAGGATTCTGATTCTTTATCATCGACGCTTCATGCGAGACGTTTTGTAACgtgcatatctttagttacacattattaaaaattataaaaatttgatattcttataacattcatgacgataaatcaaacaagatctcacatgactatattttgtcttatagattaagaataatatcaaagaatCCCTACGACTATGAATAATGCCaaaaagcaactgtaacctttggtctggatggagAAAGTATATCATAATAGACTCGAGTTTACCATATTTCAAATTCCTCTAAGCTCTAGCTATTGGCCATGATCCTTAAAATATGCATTCTAAAATTATGATTTCACAATATGAGATAAGTAAAATAATAAATCGGTTAACCTCGGACGATATAGCAACCACGGAAAATAATCAAAAGGATTTCAGGAAATCGCTACCAAAACATAAACAAGTACTCAATTGAAGGAAGAATTTCATGCACAAATAAATGGAAGATGACCTAAAGGCAAACTGAGAAGTTCTAAGAAAATGGCATCATTTATCTATGCGAAACTTTCAACGCATATAGTCAATCAAGAGCCCATGAATACAATTGTTTGGGTGAATTAATATTTTCTTCTTTATTAGAGACTAATGTTAGTAAGTTAATTAGGGAAACATTGTTTAGAATATTTTTTGATAAATTAGAGTTGAAAATcatatttaccataattagtgaaaTAATCTTGAAAATATTTCCCTATTTAGCTTATTATCATGTGCCCTatgggcacatgttagaaaaaccctatgtattaatattacacaaaaactccggagagacgACCTCTCAATAataacgttattgagagacctatCACATGATGGGGTGAGTGACCCACCAATTTTTTTCCCCTATTATATCTCCTACTAATTGTCTCTCACGAGATCTACTGTTAATATTAATATATTGTTGCTATATCAAATCTTTTTCAAAAATATCTACCACTCATTGCTTTACACATTTAGTACGTAATTGGTTCATTGCTTTTGAAATCTATCAATTTACAAATGAATAATATTTGTTAACTGATTTCATACATGTACTTCCTAAAATAAGTTACGTGATTTTTCTATATTATCGGtcgttttattattgttttttttggtgaagggtaagtattatattaataaaaaaacTCAGTATTACATCATAGTGTGTCTCCGTATACCATGTACAACCAAATCTGATCAGCATATACAATCACTTGCTAATAAGTTCTATCCAAATTCTATCTTTCTGCAGAAGTGGAGATGAATTCAGTTTCTTCCACCGTTCCTTCACTTCCTGCATAGTCTGCATCATTACCACCTTAGGAATTCTAacatgctgctgctgctgccaaGCTTGATTTCTTTCTCTCCATATAGCATAAGTTAAACCAACAAAGCAAGCTGCTATCCATTTACGCTGAAGTTTACTCCTCCCTCTACCAGTAGAGTATCAATGTGACATCCTCTGTTCAGGGAAGGAGCAATGTAACAGTTGCTGCAAAATCCTCATACACTGATTACTATACGAACAATGATAAAAAAAGATGGTCATGTGACTCAACACAGCCACCACATAAGTAGCAATCATCCCCATGCCCAAAACCCATTCTAAGGAGTTTGTCCCTAGTAAGAAGTTTCCCTTGAACACTAGCCAAGTAAATAAAGGAACACCTAGAAACATTTAAGCTATTCTAGCATAAGTGAGACTGAGAACGGGTTAGCAGGTCAACCCCAACTATCCCTGAGTCTACTCGGACCTTCATCTCGACAATCAGCATTTCATGCCAGTGCTCCTGCTGGTACTAGCTCCGAACTCCATGAAGGGAAAaacagtagtagtagtagtagcgtCATTCAAGCTGTATGAATATTTAAAAAAGATGGAAATATCGAATAAGTTACTCTAGTTTATAGGATTTTTGAAGCTTTATATAAATAGCATTGCATTGTAATTCACATaattcattcaatacaattatAAACATTctttacatggtatcagagcttaacATCCTAGGCCGTTACCCTTCACCTTTTCTTCCGCGTTCTTTCATCCTCAAATCCCATGGCTACCTCCGGTACCTCTCTTC
The Silene latifolia isolate original U9 population chromosome 11, ASM4854445v1, whole genome shotgun sequence genome window above contains:
- the LOC141612538 gene encoding transcription factor MYBS3-like; this translates as MVSEAVPVVNRWNSLPDDIFADIIFRVGFTHKAVITVSNTSFIIEHTADATERWFIPPYDLYEFWTTLDNLFTVFIPPFIDTFILDLHPAHYDEPRCWPIMDRWARQLRAYNIQHFTAKGLLSSLTSHYYNNNHASSSSAVTSLQPDQPGSPAHDPVRDGYLSDDPNHHVSCSSNRRGERKKGKPWTEEEHRLFLIGLQKLGKGDWRGIARSYVISRTPTQVASHAQKYFIRQSNATRRKRRSSLFDMVPDMVAEGPEGQENVPEEQSSPPQPFLRETDSCNALPSLDLSLGTESEPMETTPTEEVQETQEIPSLPPPIPTFFIPIPYPPSSWKQNSIQPEIEILHHQVLKPTPVHRTDPANVDHLVGMSQLNLSETENGLAGQPQLSLSLLGPSSRQSAFHASAPAGTSSELQEGKNSSSSVIQAV